One Streptomyces sp. NBC_00223 genomic window carries:
- a CDS encoding WhiB family transcriptional regulator, giving the protein MPSTTITPARHRSLGDQTWQNDAVCQSTEYHPVDPDIFFPGPDEMDKIRAAKALCAQCPVRRTCLDAALETGDTHGIRGGLTEEEREPLHENLPARLDYSRVNAAVAGQDVHLTKAERRAVILAAHRHGVSEDRLAWLLKVTPQHAKRLYREARRAIRHQDLEQTTNTTTPSREPNGEPLDRDDFGTAA; this is encoded by the coding sequence ATGCCCAGCACGACGATCACCCCTGCCCGCCACCGCTCGCTCGGCGACCAGACCTGGCAGAACGACGCCGTCTGCCAGAGCACCGAGTACCACCCGGTCGACCCCGACATCTTCTTCCCCGGGCCCGACGAGATGGACAAGATCCGCGCCGCAAAGGCCCTGTGCGCCCAGTGCCCGGTCCGCCGTACCTGCCTCGACGCCGCCCTGGAGACCGGTGACACCCACGGCATCCGGGGCGGCCTGACCGAGGAGGAGCGCGAGCCGCTGCACGAGAACCTTCCCGCCCGCCTGGACTACAGCCGCGTCAACGCCGCCGTCGCCGGACAGGACGTGCACCTGACCAAGGCCGAACGGCGCGCGGTCATCCTTGCCGCCCACCGCCACGGCGTCAGCGAGGACCGCCTGGCCTGGCTGCTGAAGGTCACACCCCAGCACGCCAAACGCCTCTACCGCGAAGCCCGCCGGGCGATCCGGCACCAGGACCTGGAGCAGACCACGAACACCACGACGCCCTCGCGCGAGCCGAACGGCGAACCCCTGGACCGCGACGACTTCGGGACGGCGGCGTGA
- a CDS encoding ATP-binding protein produces MRTRTREPQTLAGAGSLDRMARILVARGIDPTAAALADEPEPYSPPTGLVAGMPPRYRGAVADHPQVLAWCREVAAQAAAPSLGARRQVATGPSLLMAGVVGAGKTYQAYGAVRALAGAGVGVRWRATTAADLYAELRPRAGADSERELAAVARVPVLILDDLGAAKASEWVEEITYRLVNRRYNHCLPTLITSNLAIKDLRAHVGDRVASRLAQMTTRVEFAPVDRRRTCAA; encoded by the coding sequence ATGCGTACCCGAACCCGTGAACCGCAGACCCTCGCCGGTGCCGGAAGTCTCGACCGGATGGCCCGGATCCTGGTGGCCCGGGGCATCGACCCCACGGCCGCTGCCCTGGCGGACGAGCCCGAGCCGTACTCGCCGCCGACCGGCCTTGTGGCGGGGATGCCGCCGCGCTACCGGGGCGCGGTGGCCGACCACCCGCAGGTCCTGGCCTGGTGCCGGGAGGTCGCCGCACAGGCCGCAGCTCCGAGCCTGGGTGCGCGGCGGCAGGTGGCGACGGGGCCGTCGCTGCTGATGGCCGGGGTGGTCGGCGCGGGCAAGACCTACCAGGCGTACGGCGCGGTCCGGGCCCTGGCCGGGGCGGGGGTCGGGGTGCGGTGGCGGGCGACGACGGCGGCCGACCTGTACGCCGAACTGCGCCCGAGGGCCGGGGCGGACAGCGAGCGGGAGCTGGCGGCCGTGGCCCGGGTCCCGGTTCTGATCCTCGACGACCTCGGCGCGGCCAAAGCCAGCGAGTGGGTGGAGGAGATCACGTACCGGCTGGTCAACCGCCGCTACAACCACTGCCTGCCGACACTGATCACCAGCAACCTGGCGATCAAGGACCTGCGTGCCCACGTCGGGGACCGTGTCGCCTCCCGGCTGGCGCAGATGACCACCCGGGTCGAGTTCGCCCCGGTCGACCGCAGACGTACCTGCGCCGCCTGA
- a CDS encoding transcriptional regulator yields MPTAQGGSPACPDADRAHRLAAQLADMIPGAATIRVGLTDPARTWPHPHAVAKDGAGRPVELSRTTARIAARWIMRVWPEADWTRPHAFDLATATLTCSDKVAAGRGR; encoded by the coding sequence ATGCCCACCGCCCAGGGCGGAAGTCCGGCCTGCCCGGACGCCGACCGCGCGCACCGCCTCGCGGCCCAGCTCGCCGACATGATCCCCGGCGCAGCCACGATCCGGGTCGGTCTCACCGACCCGGCACGGACCTGGCCCCACCCCCACGCTGTCGCCAAGGACGGGGCGGGCAGGCCGGTGGAGCTGTCCCGGACGACCGCGCGGATCGCGGCCCGTTGGATCATGCGGGTGTGGCCGGAGGCGGACTGGACCCGGCCCCACGCCTTCGACCTCGCCACCGCCACCCTCACCTGCAGCGACAAGGTCGCTGCAGGCCGGGGCCGCTGA